In one Alphaproteobacteria bacterium genomic region, the following are encoded:
- a CDS encoding DUF1178 family protein, with product MISFNLRCAKDHEFEGWFKDSAAFEDQIAQKKIDCPICGSRKVEKALSRPNISSSRSQTAAQTEAASKMREILREFRRTVESTHEHVGDRFAEEARKIHYGESEARGIYGEATSEEAESLAEEGIPIAKIPWIEEAKDN from the coding sequence GAGGGCTGGTTCAAGGATTCAGCCGCATTCGAGGACCAGATCGCCCAGAAGAAGATCGACTGCCCGATATGCGGCAGCCGCAAGGTCGAAAAGGCGCTGAGCCGACCGAACATCTCGTCCAGCCGCAGCCAGACCGCCGCACAGACCGAAGCCGCCAGCAAGATGCGGGAAATTCTGCGCGAATTCCGGCGCACGGTGGAATCCACCCACGAACATGTCGGCGACCGGTTCGCCGAGGAAGCCCGCAAGATTCACTACGGTGAAAGCGAGGCGCGCGGCATCTATGGCGAAGCGACCAGCGAAGAAGCGGAATCCCTGGCGGAAGAAGGAATCCCCATCGCGAAAATCCCCTGGATCGAGGAAGCCAAGGACAACTAA